The following are encoded together in the Streptomyces sp. NBC_00341 genome:
- the pcrA gene encoding DNA helicase PcrA — protein MSSLFDDSFLAGLQHTEEGPPPPPEDSAPEAVPEDLFGGVFDGPPPPRDAYYRDGAHRPVIDAAALLDGLNTEQRAAVVHAGSPLLIVAGAGSGKTRVLTHRIAHLLAERGVHPGQILAITFTNKAAGEMKERVEQLVGPRANAMWVMTFHSACVRILRRESKKLGFTSSFSIYDAADSKRLMALVCRDLDLDPKRFPPKSFTAKVSNLKNELIDEETFAGQATDGFEKTLAQAYAMYQSRLREANALDFDDIIMTTVHLLQAFPDVAEHYRRRFRHVLVDEYQDTNHAQYTLVRELVGPAGEADAPGELCVVGDADQSIYAFRGATIRNILQFEEDYPDATTILLEQNYRSTQTILSAANAVIERNESRRPKNLWTNAGSGTRITGYVADTEHDEAQFVADEIDRLTDAGDAKAGDVAIFYRTNAQSRVFEEIFIRVGLPYKVVGGVRFYERKEVRDVLAYLRVLSNPEDTVPLRRILNVPKRGIGDRAEAMIDALSMREKITFPQALRRVDEAYGMAARSANAVKRFNTLMEELRTIVESGAGPAVVLEAVMERTGYLAELQASTDPQDETRIENLQELASVALEFEQDRSEEEGSGTLAEFLERVALVADSDQIPDEDTDGSGVVTLMTLHTAKGLEFPVVFLTGMEDGVFPHMRALGQVKELEEERRLAYVGITRARERLYLTRASMRSAWGQPSYNPPSRFLEEIPEQHLEWKRKGPMAAPAGPTSGITSSLSASRSRSGPSGFATRRTSDKPTITLVVGDRVTHDQFGLGTVTAVDGIGDQAKATVDFGDERPKKLLLRYAPVQKL, from the coding sequence ATGAGCAGCCTCTTTGACGACAGTTTCCTGGCCGGCCTCCAGCACACGGAGGAAGGGCCCCCGCCACCCCCCGAGGACTCCGCACCCGAAGCGGTGCCGGAGGACCTCTTCGGGGGCGTGTTCGACGGGCCCCCGCCGCCCCGCGACGCGTACTACCGCGACGGGGCCCACCGCCCGGTCATCGACGCCGCCGCGCTGCTCGACGGGCTGAACACCGAGCAGCGTGCCGCCGTCGTGCACGCGGGCTCCCCGCTGCTCATCGTCGCCGGGGCCGGTTCGGGCAAGACCCGGGTGCTGACGCACCGCATCGCCCACCTGCTGGCCGAGCGCGGGGTGCACCCCGGCCAGATTCTGGCGATCACCTTCACCAACAAGGCCGCCGGTGAGATGAAGGAGCGCGTCGAGCAGCTCGTCGGGCCCCGCGCCAACGCCATGTGGGTCATGACCTTCCACAGCGCGTGCGTCCGGATCCTGCGCCGCGAGTCGAAGAAGCTCGGCTTCACCTCCTCGTTCTCGATCTACGACGCGGCGGACTCCAAGCGGCTGATGGCCCTGGTCTGCCGCGATCTCGACCTCGACCCGAAGCGCTTCCCGCCGAAGTCGTTCACGGCCAAGGTGTCGAACCTGAAGAACGAGCTGATCGACGAGGAGACCTTCGCCGGACAGGCCACGGACGGCTTCGAGAAGACCCTCGCCCAGGCCTACGCGATGTACCAGTCCCGGCTGCGCGAGGCCAACGCGCTGGACTTCGACGACATCATCATGACGACGGTGCACCTGCTCCAGGCCTTCCCCGACGTCGCCGAGCACTACCGCCGCCGCTTCCGGCACGTTCTGGTCGACGAGTACCAGGACACCAACCACGCCCAGTACACGCTCGTACGGGAGCTGGTCGGCCCGGCCGGCGAGGCCGACGCCCCCGGCGAGCTGTGCGTCGTAGGTGACGCCGACCAGTCGATCTACGCCTTCCGGGGCGCCACGATCCGCAACATCCTCCAGTTCGAGGAGGACTACCCGGACGCGACCACGATCCTGCTGGAGCAGAACTACCGCTCCACCCAGACGATCCTGTCCGCCGCCAACGCCGTCATCGAGCGCAACGAGAGCCGCCGCCCGAAGAACCTCTGGACCAACGCCGGCTCCGGCACCCGGATCACCGGCTACGTCGCGGACACCGAGCACGACGAGGCGCAGTTCGTCGCGGACGAGATCGACCGGCTGACCGACGCGGGCGACGCCAAGGCGGGCGACGTCGCGATCTTCTACCGGACGAACGCGCAGTCCCGTGTCTTCGAGGAGATCTTCATCCGGGTCGGCCTGCCCTACAAGGTCGTCGGCGGTGTGCGCTTCTACGAGCGCAAGGAGGTCAGGGACGTCCTGGCCTACCTCCGGGTCCTGTCCAACCCGGAGGACACGGTCCCGCTGCGCCGCATCCTGAACGTGCCCAAGCGCGGCATCGGGGACCGGGCGGAGGCGATGATCGACGCCCTGTCGATGCGCGAGAAGATCACCTTCCCGCAGGCGCTGCGCCGCGTCGACGAGGCGTACGGCATGGCCGCCCGGTCCGCCAACGCCGTCAAGCGGTTCAACACGCTGATGGAGGAGCTGCGCACGATCGTCGAGTCGGGCGCGGGCCCGGCCGTGGTGCTGGAGGCCGTCATGGAGCGGACCGGCTACCTGGCCGAGCTCCAGGCCTCCACCGACCCGCAGGACGAGACCCGGATCGAGAACCTCCAGGAGCTCGCCTCCGTGGCGCTCGAATTCGAGCAGGACCGGAGCGAGGAGGAGGGGTCGGGAACGCTCGCCGAGTTCCTGGAGCGGGTCGCGCTCGTCGCCGACTCCGACCAGATCCCCGACGAGGACACCGACGGCTCCGGAGTCGTCACGCTGATGACCCTGCACACGGCGAAGGGCCTCGAATTCCCGGTGGTCTTCCTGACCGGCATGGAGGACGGCGTCTTCCCGCACATGCGCGCGCTGGGCCAGGTCAAGGAGCTGGAGGAGGAGCGCCGGCTCGCCTATGTCGGCATCACCCGCGCCCGCGAACGGCTCTATCTGACCCGGGCGTCGATGCGCAGCGCGTGGGGCCAGCCCTCGTACAACCCGCCGTCGCGGTTCCTGGAGGAGATCCCGGAGCAGCACCTTGAGTGGAAGCGCAAGGGCCCGATGGCGGCTCCGGCGGGACCGACGTCGGGCATCACCTCATCGTTGTCCGCGTCCCGTTCGCGCTCCGGGCCCTCGGGCTTCGCGACCCGGCGGACGTCGGACAAGCCGACGATCACGCTGGTGGTCGGCGACCGGGTCACGCACGACCAGTTCGGTCTGGGCACGGTGACGGCGGTCGACGGCATCGGCGACCAGGCGAAGGCCACGGTCGACTTCGGGGACGAGCGGCCGAAGAAACTGCTCCTGCGGTACGCCCCGGTCCAGAAGCTGTAG